In the genome of Halobacterium noricense, one region contains:
- a CDS encoding ABC transporter permease — protein MSFSTGLKSLTRREILRFVRRPYNTFLPPLITNVLYFSVFGVILGARISDIGGVPYIQFILPGLAVLGAVSNAFENASFSIFHGRWNEYIHETLTSPMAYWEMVVAYVVSSALRGVLIGILIAVIGALFTPVRTLAHPFYAVAFLGVITTLFAAFGVIGGLVAEDFDHLTVLNQFILRPLVFFGGVFYSLDALDGLARTASYLNPMVYMVNGVRYGIIGVSDIEPDTALVVLSALTVVVLAIDVWLFQRGYGLTD, from the coding sequence GTGAGCTTCTCGACGGGACTGAAGTCGCTGACGCGCCGCGAGATTCTGCGGTTCGTCCGGCGGCCGTACAACACGTTCCTGCCGCCGCTCATCACGAACGTGCTCTACTTCAGCGTGTTCGGCGTCATCCTCGGCGCGCGCATCAGCGACATCGGCGGCGTCCCCTACATCCAGTTCATCCTCCCCGGGCTGGCCGTGCTGGGTGCGGTCTCGAACGCCTTCGAGAACGCCTCCTTTTCCATCTTCCACGGGCGCTGGAACGAGTACATCCACGAGACGCTCACCAGCCCCATGGCGTACTGGGAGATGGTCGTCGCGTACGTCGTCTCCTCGGCGCTCCGTGGCGTGCTCATCGGCATCCTCATCGCCGTCATCGGCGCGCTGTTCACGCCCGTCCGAACGCTCGCCCACCCGTTCTACGCGGTGGCGTTCCTCGGGGTCATCACCACGCTGTTCGCGGCGTTCGGCGTCATCGGCGGGCTCGTCGCGGAGGACTTCGACCACCTCACGGTCCTGAACCAGTTCATCCTCCGGCCGCTGGTGTTCTTCGGCGGCGTCTTCTACAGCCTCGACGCCCTCGACGGGCTCGCGCGCACCGCGAGCTACCTGAACCCGATGGTGTACATGGTCAACGGCGTGCGCTACGGCATCATCGGCGTCTCCGACATCGAACCCGACACCGCGCTCGTCGTGCTGTCGGCGCTCACGGTGGTCGTGCTCGCTATCGACGTCTGGCTGTTCCAGCGCGGCTACGGCCTCACCGACTAG
- a CDS encoding ABC transporter ATP-binding protein, with protein sequence MPPAIRTDDLVKEYGDVRALDGLSLSVPEGSFFGLLGPNGAGKTTFINTLVGLARKTSGTAEVFGHDVEDDYREARDAIGLAPQEYNVDRFFPIREVLMHKAGYHGVSDEEAAERAAEALETVGLGGKAETRFDWLSGGMKRRFMLARAMVTDPDLLILDEPTAGVDVELRHDLWEVIRGLNDDGTTILLTTHYIEEAERLCDEVAIIDSGQKVTVATPDDLTERGTDEVTLTLDAAPAATPTIDDNRVDRVAVDGTTVTLRASSGSEVVPVAVRQLEAAGHRVVDVDVARTSLEDVFVDITRTGGDATDGSSGDHEDSETQKVAP encoded by the coding sequence ATGCCGCCAGCGATACGCACCGACGACCTCGTCAAGGAGTACGGGGACGTCCGCGCGCTCGACGGGCTCTCGTTGTCCGTTCCGGAGGGCTCCTTTTTCGGGTTGCTCGGGCCGAACGGCGCGGGGAAGACGACGTTCATCAACACGCTCGTCGGGCTCGCCCGGAAGACCAGTGGCACCGCCGAAGTGTTCGGCCACGACGTCGAGGACGACTACCGGGAAGCCCGGGACGCCATCGGGCTCGCACCCCAGGAGTACAACGTCGACCGCTTCTTCCCGATTCGCGAAGTGCTGATGCACAAGGCCGGCTACCACGGCGTCTCCGACGAGGAGGCCGCCGAGCGGGCCGCCGAAGCCCTCGAAACCGTTGGGCTCGGTGGGAAGGCCGAGACGCGCTTCGACTGGCTCTCCGGCGGGATGAAGCGCCGGTTCATGCTCGCGCGAGCGATGGTCACCGACCCCGACCTCCTCATCCTCGACGAACCCACCGCCGGGGTGGACGTCGAATTGCGCCACGACCTCTGGGAGGTCATCCGCGGGCTCAACGACGACGGCACCACCATCCTCCTCACCACGCACTACATCGAGGAGGCCGAGCGCCTCTGCGACGAGGTCGCCATCATCGACTCCGGGCAGAAAGTAACCGTCGCGACGCCCGACGACCTCACCGAGCGCGGCACCGACGAAGTGACGCTCACGCTCGACGCCGCGCCCGCAGCGACCCCGACCATCGACGACAACCGCGTCGACAGGGTCGCCGTCGACGGAACCACGGTGACGCTGCGCGCGAGCAGCGGCAGCGAAGTCGTCCCGGTCGCCGTCCGCCAACTGGAGGCGGCGGGCCACCGCGTCGTCGACGTCGACGTCGCACGAACCAGCCTCGAAGACGTCTTCGTTGACATCACCCGCACCGGTGGCGACGCCACCGACGGCAGCAGCGGCGACCACGAGGACAGCGAGACACAGAAGGTGGCCCCGTGA
- the ppc gene encoding phosphoenolpyruvate carboxylase, which yields MDLHSRSVREDVRELGATLGDAMRAHESPAAYDAVEAARTAAIDYRRGDSDDRDALREVVAEADIDGYEDLARAFAGYFELVNLAEERERVRELRRSEAEGTLADSVRGAVDVLADAGASADEVAGILDDVHVVPTFTAHPTEARRKTVKAHLKRIRELLEELDERRLTPRERERTWRRIEANVESLWTTRRVRERQPTPFDEARDVQFYLANAVYDVVPEVYADLDDALAERYDDPPEVPEVLAFRSWAGSDRDGNPYVTTETTERVLDRQRRLVTERYLDDLDDLLGALSMDGTRVDSEAAADLLDEASEDVPRVVDQVAERYPDELFRQVVAVVQERVDRVTDVQPGGYADTESLLEDVRALEAGLREAGLGKVADEHVAPFVRRVETFGFHLAALDLRDHREKHTHAVGEALDREGIDYAGMSEDERVAFLTEAVLQDDPVVDLEDTEGVDDETARVLGRFDALADWHREYGPDAIDAYCISMTEEPSHVLEVVFLADQAGVLSLPDHAGLDVVPLLETRSALSNARDILGTLFENEAYGALVDARDRTQEIMLGYSDSNKENGFLAANWQLDRAQRRLAAICEDHNVDVRFFHGRGGSISRGGGPMNEALLALPKETVTGDVKFTQQGESIAETYGNPRIAERELEQMLNAQVRARHAAIAEDDPDVPDEWVDAMAEMAETAREAYRDLLDSEGFVSYFEAITPIDVVEDLNLGSRPASRTGERAVEDLRAIPWVFSWTQTRCVIPGWYGLGAGLAACEDDALLEEMYEEWPFFRTTLDNAALALARSEPEITHEYAALAPDDLRERFQPRIDDEYERARGEVLAATGRDDLVDRAWLRESLDRRNPYVDPLNFLQVELLDREQRSPSAERALRLSVMGVAAGMQNTG from the coding sequence ATGGACTTGCACAGCAGGAGCGTCCGCGAGGACGTCCGTGAACTCGGTGCCACGCTCGGCGACGCGATGCGCGCTCACGAGTCACCGGCGGCCTACGACGCCGTCGAGGCCGCGCGCACGGCCGCCATCGACTACCGACGCGGCGACAGCGACGACCGCGACGCCCTCCGAGAGGTCGTCGCCGAAGCCGACATCGACGGCTACGAGGACCTCGCGCGAGCGTTCGCAGGGTACTTCGAACTCGTGAACCTCGCCGAGGAGCGCGAGCGCGTCCGCGAACTCCGCCGCAGCGAGGCCGAGGGCACGCTCGCGGACAGCGTCCGCGGGGCAGTTGACGTGCTCGCCGACGCAGGCGCCAGCGCCGACGAAGTTGCCGGGATTCTCGACGACGTCCACGTCGTCCCGACGTTCACCGCACACCCGACCGAAGCCCGGCGGAAGACCGTCAAAGCCCACCTCAAGCGCATCCGCGAACTGCTCGAAGAACTCGACGAGCGACGGCTCACGCCCCGCGAACGTGAGCGGACGTGGCGCCGCATCGAGGCGAACGTCGAGTCGTTGTGGACGACGCGCCGCGTGCGCGAGCGCCAGCCGACGCCGTTCGACGAGGCGCGCGACGTCCAGTTCTACCTCGCGAACGCCGTTTACGACGTCGTGCCGGAGGTGTACGCGGACCTCGACGACGCGCTCGCCGAACGCTACGACGACCCGCCCGAAGTTCCGGAAGTGCTGGCGTTCCGGTCGTGGGCGGGCTCGGACCGCGACGGCAACCCCTACGTCACCACCGAAACCACCGAGCGCGTGCTCGACCGGCAGCGCCGGCTCGTCACCGAGCGCTACCTCGACGACCTCGACGACCTGCTCGGCGCGCTCTCGATGGACGGCACGCGCGTGGACAGCGAAGCGGCCGCGGACCTCCTCGACGAGGCTAGCGAGGACGTGCCCCGGGTCGTCGACCAGGTCGCCGAGCGCTACCCCGACGAACTGTTCCGGCAGGTCGTCGCCGTCGTACAGGAGCGCGTCGACCGCGTGACCGACGTCCAGCCGGGCGGCTACGCGGACACCGAGAGCCTGCTCGAAGACGTTCGCGCGCTCGAAGCCGGCCTGCGCGAGGCCGGGCTCGGGAAGGTCGCCGACGAGCACGTCGCGCCGTTCGTGCGGCGCGTGGAGACGTTCGGCTTCCACCTCGCAGCCTTAGACCTCCGCGACCACCGCGAGAAACACACGCACGCAGTCGGCGAGGCGCTCGACCGTGAGGGCATCGACTACGCGGGGATGAGCGAGGACGAACGCGTGGCGTTCCTCACGGAAGCCGTCCTCCAAGACGACCCCGTGGTGGACCTCGAAGACACGGAGGGCGTGGACGACGAGACGGCGCGCGTGCTCGGGCGCTTCGACGCGCTCGCGGACTGGCACCGCGAGTACGGCCCGGACGCCATCGACGCGTACTGCATCAGCATGACCGAGGAACCGAGTCACGTGCTGGAAGTCGTCTTCCTCGCGGACCAGGCGGGCGTGCTCTCGCTGCCCGACCACGCCGGCCTCGACGTGGTGCCCCTCCTGGAGACGCGGTCGGCGCTGTCGAACGCCCGCGACATCCTCGGGACGCTGTTCGAGAACGAGGCGTACGGCGCGCTCGTTGACGCCCGGGACCGTACCCAGGAGATTATGCTGGGGTACTCCGACTCCAACAAGGAGAACGGCTTCCTCGCGGCGAACTGGCAGCTCGACCGCGCGCAGCGCCGGCTCGCCGCCATCTGCGAGGACCATAATGTCGACGTGCGCTTCTTCCACGGGCGGGGCGGCTCCATCTCGCGGGGCGGCGGCCCGATGAACGAGGCGCTGCTCGCGCTCCCCAAGGAGACGGTGACGGGCGACGTGAAGTTCACCCAGCAGGGCGAGTCCATCGCGGAGACGTACGGCAACCCCCGCATCGCGGAGCGCGAGCTCGAACAGATGCTGAACGCCCAAGTGAGAGCGCGCCACGCCGCCATCGCCGAGGACGACCCGGACGTCCCCGACGAGTGGGTCGATGCGATGGCGGAGATGGCGGAGACGGCCCGCGAAGCGTACCGCGACCTCCTCGACTCGGAGGGGTTCGTCTCGTACTTCGAGGCGATAACGCCCATCGACGTCGTCGAGGACCTCAACCTCGGGTCTCGGCCCGCCTCCCGGACGGGCGAGCGCGCCGTGGAAGACTTGCGCGCGATTCCGTGGGTGTTCTCGTGGACGCAGACGCGGTGTGTCATCCCCGGCTGGTACGGCCTCGGCGCGGGGCTGGCCGCCTGCGAGGACGACGCCCTCCTCGAAGAGATGTACGAGGAGTGGCCGTTCTTCCGGACGACGCTCGACAACGCGGCGCTCGCGCTCGCGCGCAGCGAGCCCGAGATTACCCACGAGTACGCCGCGCTCGCGCCCGACGACCTCCGCGAGCGCTTCCAGCCGCGCATCGACGACGAGTACGAACGAGCCCGCGGCGAAGTGCTGGCGGCGACGGGGCGCGACGACCTCGTGGACCGCGCGTGGCTCCGTGAGAGCCTCGACCGCCGCAACCCCTACGTCGACCCGCTGAACTTCCTGCAAGTGGAGTTACTGGACCGCGAGCAGCGGAGTCCGAGCGCCGAGCGCGCGCTCCGGCTCTCCGTGATGGGCGTCGCCGCGGGCATGCAGAACACGGGCTGA
- a CDS encoding DMT family transporter, translated as MGLRDAAAPLAAAGLWGGMYVVSKWGFASVPPVTLAFLRIVVGGVALYVALRALGTQASFSARDRRGFLRLGAWVALTLATQFVGTDRTTASQGSLLTMLTPVFTLLLGVTMLDERLTWRSTGGMALAGVGTALVVAGQYGLSIGGGSAFGVAVLFVASAAWAAYTVDGARLVRKHGALVAATYSSLAAVPVLGVLAAVELAMTGATVPLTPGVVGAVAYLGLASTAAAWFLWYRGVERTTATVVAACFFAQPLVGGVLGALLLGETLGPGFAVGGVVMGVGVALVSTARTG; from the coding sequence ATGGGACTCCGGGACGCCGCCGCGCCGCTTGCCGCCGCCGGCCTCTGGGGCGGCATGTACGTCGTCAGCAAGTGGGGGTTCGCGTCCGTGCCGCCCGTGACGCTGGCGTTCCTCCGAATCGTGGTCGGCGGCGTCGCGCTCTACGTCGCGCTGCGCGCGCTCGGGACGCAGGCATCGTTCTCCGCGCGGGACCGCCGCGGCTTCCTCCGGCTGGGCGCGTGGGTGGCGCTCACGCTGGCGACGCAGTTCGTCGGCACCGACCGTACCACCGCCAGTCAGGGGTCGCTGTTGACGATGCTGACGCCCGTGTTCACGCTGCTACTCGGCGTCACGATGCTCGACGAGCGGCTGACGTGGCGCTCCACCGGCGGGATGGCGCTCGCTGGCGTCGGCACCGCGCTCGTCGTCGCGGGCCAGTACGGGCTCTCCATCGGCGGTGGGAGCGCGTTTGGCGTCGCGGTGCTGTTCGTCGCGAGCGCGGCGTGGGCGGCCTACACCGTGGACGGCGCGCGCCTCGTCCGGAAGCACGGCGCGCTCGTCGCGGCAACGTACAGTTCGCTCGCGGCAGTGCCGGTGCTCGGCGTGCTCGCCGCCGTCGAACTCGCGATGACCGGCGCGACCGTCCCCCTCACGCCGGGCGTCGTCGGTGCGGTCGCGTACCTCGGACTCGCGAGCACCGCGGCCGCGTGGTTCCTCTGGTACCGCGGCGTCGAACGCACCACGGCGACCGTGGTCGCGGCGTGCTTCTTCGCGCAGCCCCTCGTCGGCGGCGTGCTCGGCGCGCTCCTGCTCGGCGAAACGCTGGGCCCCGGGTTCGCCGTCGGCGGCGTCGTGATGGGCGTCGGCGTCGCGCTCGTCAGCACCGCGCGCACGGGGTAG
- a CDS encoding ketopantoate reductase family protein translates to MRVVVLGSGSLGSLLAGALATADVDVTLLGRDGDHVRRVREHGLRFTHPDGREEQIPLDVATEHAAAVDADLLVVCVKSYDTGDALADIAGYLGDADVLTLQNGLGNAEAIADHVPRERVVAGTTTHGAVLEAPGHVRYAGRGDTTIGRYFAANDARVEAVADCLTAAGIETSVTDDPEAAVWTKVLVNAGINAATALARVPNGALVESESGERVLRRAVEEGIAVARAEGIAVPRDAVERTREVAERTATNPSSMRQDVERGRRTEIEALNGALVRHGATHGVETPVNETLAELVRLAEEK, encoded by the coding sequence ATGCGCGTGGTCGTCCTCGGTTCGGGGTCGCTCGGGTCGCTGCTCGCGGGAGCGCTCGCCACGGCGGACGTGGACGTGACGCTGCTCGGCCGGGACGGGGACCACGTCCGTCGCGTCCGCGAGCACGGCCTCCGGTTCACGCACCCGGACGGCCGCGAGGAACAGATTCCGCTGGACGTGGCCACAGAACACGCGGCCGCCGTGGACGCCGACCTGCTCGTCGTCTGCGTGAAGAGCTACGACACCGGCGACGCGCTCGCCGATATCGCGGGGTACCTCGGCGACGCGGACGTGCTCACGCTCCAGAACGGCCTCGGGAACGCCGAAGCAATCGCCGACCACGTTCCCCGCGAACGCGTGGTCGCGGGGACGACGACGCACGGCGCGGTTCTCGAAGCCCCCGGCCACGTCCGGTACGCGGGCCGCGGCGACACCACCATCGGCCGCTACTTCGCGGCGAACGACGCTCGCGTCGAGGCCGTCGCGGACTGCTTGACTGCGGCGGGCATCGAGACGAGCGTGACCGACGACCCCGAGGCCGCGGTGTGGACGAAGGTGCTCGTGAACGCGGGCATCAACGCGGCGACGGCGCTCGCGCGCGTGCCGAACGGCGCGCTCGTCGAGTCCGAGAGCGGCGAGCGCGTGCTCCGGCGTGCGGTCGAGGAGGGCATCGCGGTCGCACGCGCCGAGGGAATCGCGGTGCCGCGGGACGCCGTCGAGCGCACGCGCGAGGTCGCCGAGCGCACCGCGACGAACCCGTCCTCGATGCGGCAGGACGTCGAGCGCGGCCGGCGAACCGAAATCGAGGCGCTGAACGGTGCGCTCGTCAGGCACGGCGCAACCCACGGCGTGGAGACGCCGGTCAACGAGACACTCGCGGAGCTCGTGCGACTCGCCGAAGAAAAGTAG
- a CDS encoding DUF6663 family protein — METTTESTFRVLGAAPERADDLLLLDRADHEPVRVAADGYDDLAVDALRPGYLVDATLSWDDGDARFAALDVRKRTLFTYADAVSGLFEAALDTMEQAHQEATGVQGRPTFSADGEPNGAVYAFAEQPGERDVFEEIQTGAFPLEPLVDRLNEEEDCEHEVFVFRPLDHDFVVVYLVLHKESILADTVRDTYDCPRPSEA, encoded by the coding sequence ATGGAGACCACGACGGAGAGCACGTTCCGCGTGCTCGGCGCCGCCCCCGAGCGCGCCGACGACCTCCTGCTGCTCGACCGGGCCGACCACGAGCCAGTCCGCGTCGCCGCCGACGGCTACGACGACCTCGCAGTCGACGCGCTCCGACCCGGCTACCTCGTCGACGCGACGCTCTCGTGGGACGACGGCGACGCGCGCTTCGCCGCCCTCGACGTCCGCAAGCGCACGCTGTTCACCTACGCCGACGCCGTCTCGGGCCTGTTCGAGGCCGCCCTCGACACGATGGAGCAAGCCCACCAGGAGGCCACCGGCGTGCAGGGCCGGCCGACGTTCAGTGCGGACGGCGAACCCAACGGCGCGGTGTACGCGTTCGCCGAACAGCCCGGCGAGCGCGACGTCTTCGAGGAGATACAGACCGGGGCGTTCCCGCTGGAGCCGCTCGTCGACCGCCTGAACGAGGAGGAAGACTGCGAGCACGAGGTGTTCGTCTTCCGGCCGCTCGACCACGACTTCGTCGTCGTCTACCTCGTCCTGCACAAGGAATCGATTCTCGCGGACACCGTCCGCGACACCTACGACTGTCCGCGCCCCTCGGAAGCCTAA
- a CDS encoding winged helix-turn-helix domain-containing protein, whose protein sequence is MSGSDTPLDGAPLDPDGSLDDSLPPAEAFALLGNETRITILQELWLAPDHPVAFSDLRKRVGMKDSAQFNYHLSKLTDHFVRQVEDGYEFQYAGEKVVRAILAGTFTERVTLEFPVTGDCFDCGGSLEAAYADERLTVRCTDCESVYGRYAFPPGGLRDRSTTEIEAAFDQRVRHLHCLAADGVCPECGGRVDTAVVPDDEDLLGLDVRVDHTCVQCQHTISSPVGLSLLDNSNVVAFHADHGVELDTRKHWTLPWCVTDASTTYDADPTRVTVSFALAGEAMDVTLDGDLRVVDTERRCADAADDAGRVSAD, encoded by the coding sequence ATGAGCGGCTCCGACACGCCCCTCGACGGCGCACCCCTCGACCCGGACGGCAGCCTCGACGACAGCCTGCCGCCCGCCGAGGCGTTCGCGCTGCTCGGGAACGAGACCCGAATCACCATCCTGCAGGAGCTGTGGCTCGCGCCCGACCACCCGGTCGCGTTCTCGGACCTCCGCAAGCGGGTCGGGATGAAGGACAGCGCGCAGTTCAACTACCACCTCTCGAAGCTCACTGACCACTTCGTGCGGCAGGTCGAGGACGGCTACGAGTTCCAGTACGCCGGCGAGAAGGTCGTCCGCGCCATCCTCGCGGGGACGTTCACCGAGCGCGTCACCCTCGAATTCCCCGTGACCGGCGACTGCTTCGACTGCGGCGGCTCGCTCGAAGCCGCGTACGCCGACGAGCGCCTCACCGTCCGGTGTACTGACTGCGAGAGCGTCTACGGCCGCTACGCGTTCCCGCCAGGCGGGCTGCGCGACCGCTCGACGACCGAAATCGAGGCGGCGTTCGACCAGCGCGTGCGCCACCTCCACTGTCTCGCCGCGGACGGCGTCTGTCCGGAGTGTGGCGGCCGCGTGGACACCGCCGTCGTCCCCGACGACGAGGACCTGCTCGGGCTGGACGTGCGCGTCGACCACACGTGCGTGCAGTGCCAGCACACCATCTCCTCGCCGGTCGGGCTGTCGCTTTTGGACAACTCCAACGTGGTGGCGTTCCACGCCGACCACGGCGTCGAGCTCGACACGCGCAAGCACTGGACGCTCCCGTGGTGCGTGACCGACGCGTCGACGACGTACGACGCCGACCCGACGCGCGTGACGGTGTCATTTGCGCTGGCCGGCGAGGCGATGGACGTCACGCTCGACGGCGACCTCCGCGTCGTGGACACGGAGCGCCGCTGTGCGGACGCCGCCGACGACGCGGGCCGCGTCTCCGCGGACTGA
- a CDS encoding metal-dependent hydrolase has translation MYRSGHYGVALLAYAPVLYVLGSLGRVVAAAAGLALVLALTPLPDADHDIPLISHRGVTHTLLFAGVVGVLVGGAAWLLTGPAGLALAPEQAVELTVGAGGVAAFAILAHLLADALTPMGVAALWPVSSTRYSLGLTPADSTVWNVGLFALGVFTTAAAVVLAIPLA, from the coding sequence GTGTACCGGAGTGGTCACTACGGCGTCGCGTTGCTCGCGTACGCACCCGTCTTGTACGTACTGGGGTCGCTAGGCCGCGTCGTCGCGGCCGCGGCGGGGCTGGCGCTCGTGCTCGCGCTGACGCCGCTGCCCGACGCCGACCACGACATCCCGCTGATTTCGCACCGCGGCGTCACGCACACGCTCCTGTTCGCTGGCGTCGTCGGCGTCCTCGTCGGTGGCGCGGCGTGGCTCCTCACTGGTCCCGCCGGGCTCGCGCTCGCGCCCGAACAGGCCGTCGAACTCACCGTCGGCGCGGGCGGGGTCGCGGCGTTCGCGATTCTCGCGCACCTGCTGGCGGACGCGCTCACGCCGATGGGCGTCGCCGCGCTGTGGCCGGTGTCGAGCACGCGCTACTCGCTGGGGCTGACCCCCGCCGACAGCACCGTCTGGAACGTCGGCCTGTTCGCCCTCGGCGTGTTCACGACGGCGGCTGCTGTTGTGCTGGCGATTCCTCTCGCGTAA
- a CDS encoding cold-shock protein, translating into MAEGKVDFFNDTGGYGFISTDSDDVDDDEDVFFHMEDIGGPDLEEGQEVEFDIESSPKGPRATNLVRN; encoded by the coding sequence ATGGCAGAAGGCAAGGTTGACTTCTTCAACGACACTGGCGGCTACGGTTTCATTTCGACTGACAGCGACGACGTGGACGACGACGAGGACGTGTTCTTCCACATGGAGGACATCGGCGGTCCCGACCTCGAAGAGGGTCAGGAAGTCGAGTTCGACATCGAGTCCTCCCCGAAGGGCCCGCGCGCGACGAACCTCGTCCGCAACTAA
- a CDS encoding M24 family metallopeptidase yields MSAFQTRTRECQQRLRERGASGVVLFPSPNLSYLGGFREEPGERHLFLFVPAAGDPAFVAPELYGEQLREATWVEDVRLWADVEDPTELVAETASDLGMADGELFVDSTMWARFTQDLRATLPDATWGLADEVLGPLRVQKDDAELDALRRAADAADAAMEDVHDLGADAIGMTERELATFVEDRLVAHGGDGTSFQTIVGSGPNGAKPHHHRSEREVERGDPVVLDFGTRVDGYPSDQTRTVVFAGDPPAEFERVHDVVREAQQAAVEAVEPGVPAEDVDAAAREVIADAGYGEAFVHRTGHGVGLDVHEEPYIVGGNERPLAEGMVFSIEPGVYLDGEFGVRIEDLVVVTEDGCERLNDTPRGWRA; encoded by the coding sequence ATGTCAGCGTTCCAAACGCGCACCCGAGAGTGCCAGCAGCGACTCCGGGAGCGCGGTGCCAGCGGCGTCGTCCTGTTCCCGAGCCCGAACCTCTCCTATCTCGGCGGCTTCCGCGAGGAGCCCGGCGAGCGCCACCTCTTCCTGTTCGTGCCCGCGGCGGGCGACCCGGCGTTCGTCGCACCCGAACTGTACGGCGAACAGCTCCGCGAGGCCACGTGGGTCGAGGACGTCCGGCTGTGGGCCGACGTCGAAGACCCGACTGAGTTGGTCGCCGAGACGGCCAGCGACCTCGGGATGGCCGACGGCGAACTGTTCGTGGACTCGACGATGTGGGCGCGGTTCACGCAGGACCTCCGCGCGACGCTCCCGGACGCGACGTGGGGGCTCGCGGACGAAGTGCTCGGCCCGCTGCGCGTGCAGAAGGACGACGCCGAGTTGGACGCGCTCCGGCGCGCCGCGGACGCCGCCGACGCCGCGATGGAGGACGTCCACGACCTCGGCGCGGACGCGATTGGGATGACGGAGCGGGAACTCGCGACGTTCGTCGAGGACCGCCTCGTCGCGCACGGCGGCGACGGCACGTCCTTCCAGACCATCGTCGGGAGCGGGCCGAACGGCGCGAAACCACACCACCACCGCTCCGAGCGCGAAGTCGAACGAGGCGACCCCGTGGTGTTGGACTTCGGAACGCGCGTCGACGGCTACCCCAGCGACCAGACGCGCACGGTCGTGTTCGCGGGCGACCCACCGGCCGAGTTCGAGCGCGTCCACGACGTCGTTCGAGAAGCCCAGCAGGCCGCGGTCGAAGCGGTCGAACCGGGCGTGCCTGCGGAGGACGTGGACGCCGCCGCGCGCGAGGTCATCGCGGACGCCGGCTACGGCGAGGCGTTCGTCCACCGCACGGGGCACGGCGTCGGCCTCGACGTCCACGAGGAGCCGTACATCGTCGGCGGCAACGAGCGGCCACTGGCGGAGGGCATGGTGTTCTCGATTGAGCCCGGCGTCTACCTCGACGGCGAGTTCGGCGTGCGCATCGAGGACCTCGTGGTCGTCACCGAAGACGGCTGCGAGCGCCTCAACGACACGCCGCGCGGCTGGCGAGCGTAG